A region of Leishmania panamensis strain MHOM/PA/94/PSC-1 chromosome 33 sequence DNA encodes the following proteins:
- a CDS encoding 2,4-dienoyl-coa reductase fadh1, putative (TriTrypDB/GeneDB-style sysID: LpmP.33.0870), with product MKPYPKILEPLDLGFTKLRNRVVMASMHTGLESPIHATRSTTVTEKNPYARLARFYKERAKGKVGLIVTGGFSPSAEGLLYPGEKLLGPNDVDQLRCISDAVHNEGGHILLQMLHPGRYANGDQCVAPSPILSHISQTKKVPVEMSVPLIKRTVEDFARLAVCAQKAGFDGVEIMGSEGYLLNQFVAPQTNHRTDDYGGSFENRIRFPLEVLRAVRDATGSSFIIVFRVSLLDLVPNGSTQAEVFELAEKVSKSGANIINSGIGWHEARVPTIVTSVPRAGYTWATAAVRSHLRRQGIETPLIAVNRMNHPDILEQVLEDGDADLVAMARPFLSDPYFVEKTMSGAADRINICIACNQACLDNVFTGKTACCMLNPLAAHEEERAALPVTAAKQVAVIGGGPAGASAAITLADRGHHVTLYEASAVLGGQFNLAKLIPGKEEFQSSIDYWTNTLKKHKNVTLKLNTRATVEDVADGGYDEVVVATGCAPHAKSNSVIPGIEKHPNVFSYVEALLHPEKVGRRVAVVGAGGIGFDMAEFLTSPQSTSAETVAAAQYTKFTKQENCEFRKKWGIKSPAIVQEEENAGTATGSSSNNSRFSHPPGGLVKPVIPQPYREVTMFQRTRGKIGAHLGPTTGWIHRLEIRMSRVKAVDGVTYKSFDGANFVYLDEKGKEQTLVVDCVVLCTGQSSNKEFEKAATPILSKLHTIGGCNFTKKLDAKLAILQAHGLAIRL from the coding sequence atgaagcCGTACCCAAAGATCTTGGAGCCGCTTGACCTCGGTTTTACGAAGCTGCGCAATCGCGTCGTAATGGCCAGCATGCACACGGGACTGGAGTCGCCGATTCACGCCACTCGCTCCACCACAGTCACCGAAAAGAACCCGTACGCGCGTCTTGCACGCTTCtacaaggagagagcgaagggcAAGGTCGGGCTCATCGTTACCGGCGGTTTTTCGCCCAGTGCGGAGGGCCTTCTGTATCCTGGTGAAAAGTTGCTAGGCCCGAATGATGTCGACCAGCTGCGGTGCATCTCTGACGCGGTGCACAACGAGGGCGGGCACATTTTACTACAGATGCTGCACCCCGGCCGCTATGCCAATGGAGATCAGTgcgtggcgccgtcgccgatTCTGAGTCACATCTCTCAGACGAAGAAGGTGCCGGTGGAGATGAGCGTGCCACTCATCAAGCGGACGGTGGAGGACTTTGCTCGTCTTGCCGTCTGCGCACAGAAGGCGGGCTTCGACGGAGTTGAGATTATGGGCTCCGAAGGCTACCTACTGAATCAGTTTGTTGCCCCTCAAACAAATCACCGCACGGACGACTACGGCGGCAGCTTCGAGAACCGTATCCGTTTCCCGCTAGAAGTTCTTCGTGCGGTACGTGATGCCACGGGGTCGAGCTTTATCATTGTGTTCCGCGTGTCGCTTCTGGATCTCGTGCCGAACGGCTCGACTCAGGCCGAGGTCTTTGAACTGGCGGAGAAAGTATCCAAGTCTGGGGCGAACATTATCAACAGCGGCATCGGCTGGCACGAGGCCCGCGTGCCGACCATCGTCACCTCCGTACCTCGTGCGGGTTACACCTGGGCtacagcggcggtgcggtcGCACCTTCGCCGTCAAGGTATTGAGACCCCTCTTATTGCGGTGAATCGAATGAACCACCCCGACATTCTGGAACAAGTGCTGGAGGATGGCGATGCGGATCTCGTCGCCATGGCGCGCCCCTTCCTCAGTGATCCATACTTTGTGGAAAAGACGATGTCGGGCGCTGCCGATCGCATCAACATCTGCATCGCCTGCAACCAAGCGTGCCTAGACAACGTCTTCACGGGCAAGACAGCGTGCTGCATGCTCAATCCACTAGCTGCCcatgaggaggagcgcgcaGCGTTACCCGTGACTGCCGCGAAGCAGGTGGCTGTGATTGGCGGCGGCCCCGCTGGCGCATCCGCCGCAATCACCCTAGCCGATCGCGGCCACCACGTCACACTGTACGAGGCGAGCGCCGTCCTGGGCGGCCAGTTCAACCTGGCAAAGCTCATCCCTGGCAAAGAGGAGTTTCAGAGCAGCATTGACTACTGGACAAACACGCTGAAGAAGCACAAGAATGTGACGCTGAAGCTGAACACGCGCGCCACCGTAGAGGATGTTGCAGACGGGGGCTacgacgaggtggtggtggcaaccGGGTGTGCGCCGCACGCCAAGTCGAACTCGGTCATTCCTGGCATAGAGAAGCACCCCAACGTCTTCTCGTACGTCGAGGCACTCCTGCATCCAGAGAAGGTgggccgccgcgtcgccgtcgtcggtgCCGGCGGCATTGGCTTCGACATGGCGGAATTCCTCACCTCGCCCCAGAGCACCTCAGCGGAGAcggtcgctgcggcgcagtaCACAAAGTTTACAAAGCAGGAGAACTGCGAGTTCCGTAAGAAATGGGGTATCAAGTCGCCCGCCATTGtgcaggaagaagagaacgctGGCACGGCCACTGGTTCAAGTAGCAACAACAGCCGCTTCTCACACCCTCCAGGTGGACTCGTGAAGCCTGTGATTCCTCAGCCCTACCGCGAGGTGACCATGTTCCAGCGCACCCGTGGCAAAATCGGTGCCCATCTTGGCCCGACGACCGGGTGGATTCATCGCCTTGAGATTCGCATGAGCCGCGTCAAGGCAGTGGATGGGGTGACGTACAAGAGCTTCGACGGCGCGAACTTCGTTTACCTTGATGAGAAGGGCAAGGAGCAGACGCTGGTGGTAGACTGCGTTGTGCTATGCACTGGACAGAGCTCAAACAAGGAGTTTGAGAAAGCTGCAACACCGATTCTATCGAAGCTGCACACGATCGGAGGATGCAACTTCACCAAGAAGCTTGATGCGAAGCTGGCTATTCTGCAAGCGCACGGCTTGGCGATTCGTTTGTGA
- a CDS encoding hypothetical protein (TriTrypDB/GeneDB-style sysID: LpmP.33.0880), which yields MWLRCSPRLFFHIPPLSPAAPARRVAPRTPPSHGRSRGSETASAGAATSSSRPPYTFDGRSPDDGTRRYRHHCRPSYRTLRPGDPLPPLLTNEGDCASSDGYTSQRQAYRQHRNAADNARGSPVDDTVAGSLFTPLPRPYGFYDGIDEHARQVPRPSREARLQQLRESLEEHAASAVEFTEGGEDDIELNGLPADQYHGHAGWTTIPKDSALYNAMYGVGDLESRQRTNSWSVAMRHGRVGGGGGNVSNLLGDSAAASAQRPIAHQDEDKQGNQEVLDDRRRRRQHDDGLLSVSLEGELLAPMQESVGQPRSTYAMRKLFVDGLVGYQGVITRAEEVTMSEELLHLLQDRRAAYVAEEARYCVNLYEKELGIPGKDTLAFALSSCQTLQRVLYRFFFLGLIPSVPNVCQVSEMVGTFSGYPVHRHPSSIGSYVGVLNLVSTSVLHLQHKDAPWYPRLHLTPRSLFVVTEPCLSEYAMGYKQTHQPFHAFEYATRVSKDYRIEVLFATVETAQTKTLSEAVQLTEYAEQKAREGTVKLLPGTLQPLAEAPMPTMATQTESATSVPLRGRTDEWLQRLRDNLHASEEARGDEHTKPLDGHALRRQLLAEHLVGDRSRLQSSPDGMGWGNGPDVDEGGSATAAAVQGEARHRGKDASFSATTASAAQRRLAALKARYNVAQQLKASRKWAEAADEGPRLIRGHAPRDRRLGIK from the coding sequence atgtggctgcgctgctcacCTCGTCTCTTCTTTCACatacctcctctctcacccgCAGCTCCGGCACGTCGTGTCGCGCCAAGGACTCCACCGAGCCATGGCCGCTCACGCGGTAGCGAGACCGCTAGTGCTGGTGCCGCTACTTCGAGCTCTCGCCCGCCTTACACTTTCGACGGCAGGTCTCCAGATGATGGTACGCGACGCTACCGCCACCATTGCCGCCCATCATATCGAACCCTCAGGCCAGGCGACCCGCTTCCGCCGCTCCTAACAAACGAGGGCGACTGTGCGTCTTCTGATGGCTACACTTCTCAGCGTCAGGCGTACCGACAGCATCGCAACGCGGCCGACAACGCAAGAGGCTCTCCGGTGGATGACACAGTCGCCGGCTCGCTTTTTAcaccgctgcctcgcccCTATGGTTTCTATGACGGCATTGACGAGCACGCTCGACAGGTACCACGCCCGTCGCGCGAGGcccggctgcagcagctgcgcgagtcgCTGGAAGAGCACGCTGCCTCCGCTGTCGAGTTCACGGagggcggcgaggacgacaTCGAGCTAAATGGCTTGCCAGCCGATCAGTATCATGGCCACGCAGGGTGGACAACAATCCCGAAGGACTCAGCACTCTACAATGCCATGTATGGCGTAGGCGATTTGGAGTCTCGTCAGCGCACAAACTCGTGGAGCGTAGCAATGCGTCACGGCAgggtggggggcggcggtggcaacgtGAGCAATCTGTTGGGTGACTCGGCAGCTGCATCTGCACAGCGTCCCATCGCACACCAAGACGAGGACAAGCAAGGCAATCAAGAGGTTCTCGACGACCGCCGACGCCGTCGGCAGCACGATGATGGGCTTTTGTCCGTATCTCTGGAGGGAGAGCTGCTGGCTCCAATGCAGGAGAGCGTGGGGCAGCCGCGGAGCACATACGCGATGCGGAAGCTGTTTGTGGACGGTCTCGTGGGATATCAAGGTGTGATAACcagggcggaggaggtcaCGATGAGCGAGGAGCTGTTGCACCTTCTGCAAGATCGTCGAGCCGCTTACGTCGCCGAAGAGGCGCGCTACTGCGTCAACCTTTATGAAAAAGAGCTTGGCATCCCTGGGAAAGACACCCTCGCGTTTGCGCTCTCGAGCTGCCAAACACTGCAGCGGGTACTGtaccgcttcttcttcttgggTCTGATCCCTTCCGTGCCCAACGTGTGCCAGGTCAGCGAGATGGTGGGCACCTTCAGCGGCTATCCTGTGCACCGTCACCCATCGTCGATCGGGTCCTACGTAGGGGTGCTGAACCTGGTCTCCACGAGCGTGCTACACCTTCAGCACAAGGACGCGCCATGGTACCCTCGCCTGCATCTCACGCCACGCAGCCTCTTCGTGGTAACCGAGCCGTGTCTGAGTGAGTATGCGATGGGGTACAAACAAACGCATCAGCCCTTCCACGCATTCGAGTACGCGACGCGCGTCTCCAAGGACTACCGAATAGAGGTGCTCTTCGCCACCGTCGAGACAGCGCAGACAAAGACACTCTccgaggcagtgcagctgaCCGAGTACGCGGAGCAGAAAGCGCGAGAAGGGACGGTGAAGTTGTTGCCCGGGACGTTGCAACCCCTTGCAGAGGCACCCATGCCCACCATGGCGACACAGACCGAGTCGGCTACATCTGTTCCTCTCCGCGGGCGTACTGACGAGTGGCTGCAACGACTGCGTGACAACCTGCACGCATCCGAGGAAGCGAGAGGTGATGAGCACACGAAGCCGCTGGATGGGCACGCGCTGCGACGCCAGCTGCTTGCGGAACACTTGGTAGGTGATCGATCTCGTTTGCAGAGCAGTCCTGATGGCATGGGCTGGGGTAATGGGCCTGACGTTGacgagggcggcagcgcaacggcggcagctgtgcAGGGGGAGGCCAGACATCGTGGAAAAGATGCCTCGTTCTCGGCAACGACGGCCTCCGCAGCACAAAGgcggctggcggcgctgaaggCCCGCTACAACGTTGCCCAGCAGCTGAAGGCGTCACGGAAAtgggcagaggcagcagacgAGGGGCCGCGACTTATTCGAGGTCACGCACCACGAGACCGGCGACTGGGCATTAAGTAA
- a CDS encoding hypothetical protein (TriTrypDB/GeneDB-style sysID: LpmP.33.0890), with protein MQLEGAHPGCFLSVSQVLCAQTETARNSAVGLSVTLPPLCAWGACADTGGADESCDPRHGSYHGRTGAGSSSRYGDVWAPIESYLTHLSGDITDTNDRGKSGMAPPDLSPPLCLVLRLFPDLTIAQLPILHRGNGKGSRAPLRARGSFITPHEYPLEAILGTEELWGSGADPRRVFRSAIDCLQELGRRLLPQLPLVLQLPTRLLVSQQFLHDLATLLICDGWRSVSFELPSTHQLYSCHAEGSSSGVPAASAAEATDVGATDTAWCRLPLLCTPWATLCRHPGLGRTLRQLRRHDVVPFHVLYSWAVAEMQLFNRLELSIVVDTTAPMPGEEALHAYLQSPSSVGRSAEELHRAPQQLPREFRSSTGVTLSSSQTDNDTDSTHRHVYMSENPMTTRRSEVDLFNGVNDAVRRRGWSGARREVDRADLDNAEKEWRLQKRLCTTSPSEMTTAVAHTPLASLENSGGLSLTLDAPPDHLRALIEKSIVDSDASSRPPLSQRQRLLQKVGQFMQRTIVEPPATASDSSAVPLSNPTCEDHENASLKQEAEELERLLREANDASDAAAASSEAEMMIAEMQWYMRASSQASSCNMENGAVERASCEPLPGYRGQSRKTNNAQDANPETTSNAWSAFPGYWSCMHALVEEVTHATLLWTAPTFNKAAVHAWTAAYHASQLPSAGHGEAPLSRDAPLPLIIPIYMPVQSAMHAEVERLLREGRWFKQPPLLQSREEAIALHTWLPASLNVALADALSRMPSDYQSHERRRLLHDHQRLRREGARAARRVGSVIEPAAISPTSSAPSGDEDELYPVRIRIHQEARPLYLLTPAQVERRESQVFKEAAAACAPSGEGEAQLSTCVSEANSAFAQAVEEYYRVTSPTCNAVLAHRMPSMPFLQVPTPGLSIDKLYRSWRCLSSWQ; from the coding sequence ATGCAGCTCGAGGGGGCGCACCCAGGCTGTTTTCTGTCCGTTTCACAGGTTCTCTGTGCCCAGACAGAGACAGCGCGAAATTCAGCCGTAGGTCTCAGCGTCACCCTCCCACCGCTTTGCGCGTGGGGCGCATGCGCAGacaccggcggcgccgacgagTCCTGTGACCCCCGGCACGGCAGTTATCATGGCCGCACCGGTGCTGGGAGCTCGAGCCGCTACGGCGATGTCTGGGCCCCCATCGAGTCATACCTGACGCACCTCAGCGGCGACATCACTGATACTAACGATAGGGGAAAGTCCGGCATGGCACCCCCCGATCTGTCTCCACCTCTGTGTCTTGTTCTACGCCTCTTTCCAGACTTGACAATAGCGCAGCTCCCAATTCTACACCGGGGTAACGGGAAGGGTAGTCGTGCACCTCTCCGTGCGCGTGGCAGTTTCATTACGCCGCATGAGTACCCGCTCGAAGCCATATTGGGAACAGAGGAGTTGTGGGGCAGTGGTGCAGACCCTCGGCGGGTGTTTCGCAGCGCTATTGACTGTCTGCAGGAGCTGGGCCGACGACTTCTCCCGCAACTTCCACTCGTGCTACAGCTGCCAACGCGATTACTTGTGTCACAGCAGTTTCTGCATGACCTTGCGACGCTGCTTATCTGCGACGGTTGGCGCAGTGTATCCTTTGAGTTGCCCTCTACGCACCAGCTCTACTCCTGTCACGCAGAAGGAAGTAGCAGTGGCGTgcctgccgcctctgccgcggaGGCGACAGACGTTGGGGCCACAGACACCGCGTGGTGCCGGCTACCTCTGCTCTGCACGCCATGGGCAACTCTGTGCCGTCACCCTGGACTGGGGCggacgctgcggcagctgcgccgtcacGACGTGGTCCCCTTTCACGTGCTCTACTCATGGGCAGTAGCGGAGATGCAGCTCTTCAACAGGTTGGAGCTGTCCATCGTCGTGGACACGACTGCGCCGATGCCAGGAGAGGAAGCGCTGCATGCGTACCTGCAGAGCCCCAGTAGCGTGGGGCGATCTGCTGAGGAGCTCCaccgcgcgccgcagcagctcccacGCGAGTTTCGCAGCTCTACCGGTGTTACCCTTTCGTCGTCTCAGACTGACAATGATACCGACAGCACGCATAGACATGTGTACATGAGTGAGAACCCAATGACAACACGCAGGTCTGAGGTGGATCTCTTCAACGGTGTGAACGATGCGGTGCGCCGGCGAGGTTGGAGTGGGGCGCGGCGTGAGGTCGACAGGGCCGATCTCGATAATGCCGAGAAAGAGTGGCGACTGCAGAAGCGCCTGTGCACAACTTCGCCGTCCGAGATGACaacggcagtggcgcacacACCACTAGCGTCTTTAGAGAACTCGGGTGGCCTGTCACTCACTCTGGACGCCCCGCCAGATCACTTGCGCGCCCTCATCGAGAAGTCGATCGTTGATAGCGACGCATCTTCACGGCCTCCCCTgtcacagcggcagcgcctcttgCAGAAAGTGGGGCAGTTCATGCAGCGCACAATAGTGGAGCCTCCTGCCACTGCGTCCGACAGCTCTGCCGTCCCTTTATCCAACCCAACTTGCGAGGATCATGAGAACGCATCATTGAAGCAGGAGGCCGAGGAActggagcggctgctgaggGAAGCTAACGACGCCAGTGACGCGGCTGCAGCCAGTTCTGAAGCGGAGATGATGATAGCGGAGATGCAGTGGTACATGCGTGCCTCCTCACAGGCGTCGTCATGCAACATGGAAAACGGCGCAGTGGAACGTGCATCCTGCGAGCCGTTACCCGGTTATCGAGGACAGAGCCGTAAGACGAACAACGCCCAGGACGCCAATCCCGAGACCACGTCCAACGCGTGGTCGGCGTTTCCGGGGTACTGGTCGTGTATGCACGCCCTTGTAGAGGAGGTCACGCATGCAACCTTGTTGTGGACCGCACCGACGTTCAACAAAGCGGCGGTGCACGCATGGACGGCTGCCTATCACGCGTCACAGCTCCCGAGTGCAGGTCATGGTGAGGCACCTCTGTCCAGagacgcaccgctgccactgaTTATCCCAATCTACATGCCCGTCCAGTCAGCGATGCAtgcagaggtggagcgacTGTTGCGCGAGGGCCGCTGGTTTAAGCAGCCGCCGCTACTGCAGAGCAGGGAGGAGGCCATAGCGCTACATACATGGCTACCTGCGTCACTAAACGTGGCCCTTGCTGATGCCTTGTCCAGGATGCCAAGTGACTATCAATCGCATGAGCGACGCCGGTTGCTGCACGATCACCAGCGACTTCgtagggagggggcacgGGCTGCTCGTCGCGTTGGTAGTGTGATCGAGCCTGCAGCGATATCACCGACCTCCTCTGCGCCCTCCGGTGACGAGGACGAGCTGTATCCGGTGCGCATCCGCATTCACCAAGAAGCGCGTCCCTTGTACCTCCTGACGCCTGCGCAGGTCGAGAGACGCGAGTCACAGGTGTTTAAGGAGGCTGCCGCGGCATGTGCGCCTtcgggagaaggagaggcacagCTCAGCACATGCGTCTCTGAAGCAAACAGCGCCTTTGCGCAAGCCGTGGAGGAATACTATCGTGTTACCTCCCCGACGTGCAATGCGGTTCTCGCGCACAGGATGCCGTCCATGCCCTTTCTGCAGGTGCCTACGCCGGGGTTGAGTATAGACAAGCTCTATCGCTCCTGGCGCTGTCTCTCCTCATGGCAGTGA